The Cucurbita pepo subsp. pepo cultivar mu-cu-16 chromosome LG18, ASM280686v2, whole genome shotgun sequence nucleotide sequence TTCATATCAGTTTTTTTCTCAGTTTTGATTTCTATACTgttcaatattatattattctaGAATCTATAAAGAGTTTAGTTTTCTATCAAAAGAAGATAAACAAagttctaaaatttctaataGGTTGAATCAGGGGAATCTTGCTTTCtatattgtttacttttctCAATGGACAAGGTGATGATGAAGGTACAAGTACAATACTGTAATTGTCTAAATGAAACACTCTGTTTTGTGTACACAAACTGAAGTAAACAAACACATCATCTTCATTTGTTCTCAAACTAGACACGTTGTCATACTACACAAAAATTTCACtcttacttttattaattcttGTGCTTCACATATTCTAAGTACAATGTCCATGCATATGAATCTCCTGGATATGCACATGAATCTTCTGGTGATGCACACACaaataagaagaaagagaggaagtaTTTCAGCAATTTAGTCCACATTGCTTTGTATCAGGTCCCTTTGTTTTCATCACAAACGGATCAATTCGGACCCAAAGCAAGGAGAAGATTGAAGCCAACAGCACAGACCATATGACGACTATAGTCGGTGTGCGGTTTTGTCGGCCCATCAGACCTTTAAGGAATGGGTAGAGATGAACAATCACCCAGAAGGCAAAGAAAAGCTTCCCAAATAGAGGTCCCCATGATTGATAGCCATTGTTTATGGCATCTGAGATGCCTGCAACAACCCCAACAAGGTTGATGATCAAAATAGTTGTGGGAGGGATTAGCAGAGTGGTCCATTTGAAGGCATATAATTCTCCAAAGTCTTCGTCATCTGTTGCCTTGGATGTAACTGTGAAGCTAGTATCAATTCCAGCCAAAACCTTCAATAGACCTTGTACAACAGCAAATAGATGAGCTGAAATACCACCAATGACCCAGAACTGCTCATTTCTCCACCATTCCTCAATGCTAACTCCACTCCATTTAAGTTCAAGAATACCCGTagcaaaaatggaaagaaacaaTGCAATGAAGTAGAAACTTGCAAATGTGCTGATCTGTTTGTCCAAAAGCCAAAGAGAAATTCATCAGTGGATGCAAAATACCTTGCCAGAAACAATGGAGAAAGTAAAAGCTTGATTAATTCGTGTGCTGGACCAGGGCTGACGGCCAAGTAAATTTATCAAACAATATAActaaagtttcaaatttcCACTTCCATAATATTTTCTGCTTAAATCATCTTTTGTAGGCGATAATGTAAATGTTACTATATTTACCGGTGGCATGATAAACTTATCCGTAAGCAGGCAGATTGCAGGGAGGGTACAGTAGGCGAGAAGTGGTATTGAAGTGAAGGGGTAGACAGTGGTGTTGACATATGCAAATCTCTCTAGCCACTTTAGCTTTCCACCCTTATAGCCATACCAAACAGGGCAGTGGTTGctgaaaaaaatttcaatggaCCCGAGCGCCCACCGAAGCACCTGGTTCAGCCGATCAGACAAATTGATGGGAGCTGTACCCTTAAATGCAGGTCTCTTTGGCATGCAGTATATCGATCTCCAGCCACGACAATGCATCTTGAAACCTGTTAGAATATCTTCTGTGATAGATCCGTAAATCCAGCCCAACTGCATTCACAGACATGACACTAGTTTCAGTTCCAAGTCTATCTATCTCTAGACCATATCTGACAAtaactttttgtttgatttaggTGTTCGTATGAAATAAAAGGAGGAGGGCGGTCGACATTACCTCGGTACCCCATTCGGTTTTGTCTTCATAACCACAACTGATAACATGAATTGCTTCCTTAAGCAGGGCTGCTGGACCGGAGGAGGGTGGAACACCGCCTTCTTCCATCAAAGTTGAGGTAACAAAAATTGATGAGTGtccaaatttcttttcaaaattcatttgCGACATTAGTAGCTCCTTGTCATCTTCCATCACTACGCATATAGCAGCAAGAGAATAAATGAGTAATCACTATCTGATGGCAAAGTATCCACCAAGACACAAGAACCAAAAAGTTGGAAGTTTGAAAAAAACTCACCTGCAGCATCTCCATCTACCCCACTTTTAGAGCTCTTAAGCTTCTTGCGACGTCCAAAGCATGGACAACAATCGCAGCTTACCATTTTTGGGCGCTTAGGACCTTTTGGGGGTTCATAACCATATAAAGCTTGCCTCCTAAAGACGCACCCTGTGCCAACATATACGGGTCCCTGAATTCCATCTAAACCTCGCATGTTAATCTGCATCACAAAGAAAATAGTTCATTTTTAAGGTTCTTCGCTTAGTTTAGTCACctgagaaaatatatataaaatttcagaGATGGGGTCTTTACATCAAAGAAGACTGTGTTTCTGTTGGCATAACGATCATGCCTATCTATTCCATCAAATCTTTGTGGAAATTGCACATAACAGACTTTCTTTCCAACTTGAGGGTCCATAAGGAAACACATGGCTTCTCGTGCTGCTTTGCTATTGTTTATGTAGTGATCACAATCCAAGTTCAACATGAATGGAGCATTTGTAAGCACTGCAGAGACACGGATCTACAATTGAACAAAATATTGGGGAttagataaaggaaaaggaacagACTGGGGTTGGGAAGGAGAGAAACTTGACTGAGCAAGTTACCAAGGAATTCATGGCACCGGCTTTCTTGTGATGCTGGAAACCTGGTCTTTTCTCACGAGATACATAAACTAGGCGGGggagttcattcccttcagcATCAAGGCCTCCACTGTGACCTAGAAAAACTTGGATCATACCGGGATGATCTTTTGTGTTGTTGCCTGGCCATGGTGTTCCAT carries:
- the LOC111779977 gene encoding cellulose synthase A catalytic subunit 7 [UDP-forming]-like, coding for MEASAGLVAGSHNRNELVVIHGHEEPKPLKNLDGQVCEICGDEVGLTVDGDLFVACNECGFPVCRPCYEYERREGSQLCPQCKTRYKRLKGSPRVEGDDDEEDIDDIEHEFNIDDERNNHSHLAEAMLHGKMSYGRGLDDDENAQYGRTQPVNGELPLSSQGYGEQMLSSSLHKRVHPYPVSEPGSARWDEKREGWKDRMDDWKLQQGNLGPEPDDANDPDMAMNDAARQPLSRKVPIASSKINPYRMVIVARLVILAFFLRYRILNPVHDALGLWLTSVICEIWFAFSWILDQFPKWFPIDRETYLDRLTLRYEREGEPNLLAPVDIFVSTVDPMKEPPLVTANTILSILAMDYPVDKVSCYVSDDGASMLTFEAMSETAEFARKWVPFCKKFSIEPRAPEMYFCEKIDYLKDKVQPTFVKERRAMKREYEEFKVRINAQVAKAMKVPTEGWIMQDGTPWPGNNTKDHPGMIQVFLGHSGGLDAEGNELPRLVYVSREKRPGFQHHKKAGAMNSLIRVSAVLTNAPFMLNLDCDHYINNSKAAREAMCFLMDPQVGKKVCYVQFPQRFDGIDRHDRYANRNTVFFDINMRGLDGIQGPVYVGTGCVFRRQALYGYEPPKGPKRPKMVSCDCCPCFGRRKKLKSSKSGVDGDAAVMEDDKELLMSQMNFEKKFGHSSIFVTSTLMEEGGVPPSSGPAALLKEAIHVISCGYEDKTEWGTELGWIYGSITEDILTGFKMHCRGWRSIYCMPKRPAFKGTAPINLSDRLNQVLRWALGSIEIFFSNHCPVWYGYKGGKLKWLERFAYVNTTVYPFTSIPLLAYCTLPAICLLTDKFIMPPISTFASFYFIALFLSIFATGILELKWSGVSIEEWWRNEQFWVIGGISAHLFAVVQGLLKVLAGIDTSFTVTSKATDDEDFGELYAFKWTTLLIPPTTILIINLVGVVAGISDAINNGYQSWGPLFGKLFFAFWVIVHLYPFLKGLMGRQNRTPTIVVIWSVLLASIFSLLWVRIDPFVMKTKGPDTKQCGLNC